In Lycium ferocissimum isolate CSIRO_LF1 unplaced genomic scaffold, AGI_CSIRO_Lferr_CH_V1 ctg11843, whole genome shotgun sequence, a genomic segment contains:
- the LOC132041832 gene encoding pectinesterase-like: protein MGENHKRNIALVSLCSLLVVAMVVALSISSDKASVAVSVSHREVTLSSIKAITSVCQSTSYQETCIDSLTSLAGKSSQGAKDLVRAAFQATIKHIKEAATKTSAWQTLEKDPRTRMALENCEELADRAIYDLNRSYSKFGVFDINHIGHWVTDMQIWLSGAVTYQETCLDGFEDTSGDAGKKMRMALNASMKLTSNALSMITKLSSLFPTLNVNRRHLLFHDARVLGHGNELLPDWIDAGRRRLLSSKPTEIKPDLIVAKDGTGKYKTITEALKDIPKNSSQTFVLYIKEGVYDEQVQFNQSLVHLMVIGDGPTKTRIRGKLNFIDGVPTYHTATVAVKGDYFMAKDIGFENTAGPEKHQAVALRVGADKSIFYNCHMDGYQDTLYAHTYRQFYSDCVISGTIDFIFGDSAAVFQNCTLVVQKPMDNQQCIVTAQGRKDPRQPTGFILQNCKFVADNNVDNKTKSYLGRPWKEYSRTIIMESSIEDFIQPEGWLPWNDTFALNTLFYVEFNNRGPASSKTQRVKWEGVKELPASRIERFTASKFIDGDSWIPSPGIPYSSGFFFPPPKEDASIKYSPEDPIESQDLERINKDKSSYHHLTSDIAPVPSPLEAPPARTMSVAPTTSPVSAKRHRRWPFSFFSGA, encoded by the exons ATGGGGGAGAACCATAAGAGGAATATTGCACTTGTTAGTTTGTGTTCTTTATTGGTGGTGGCTATGGTAGTTGCTCTATCCATCAGCAGTGACAAAGCTTCTGTAGCGGTGAGTGTAAGTCATCGTGAGGTGACATTATCTTCTATAAAAGCCATCACAAGCGTATGCCAGAGTACTAGTTATCAAGAAACATGCATCGATAGCCTAACCTCTTTGGCAGGGAAGTCCTCGCAGGGCGCCAAAGACCTCGTCCGCGCTGCATTTCAG GCAACAATTAAGCATATCAAGGAAGCAGCAACAAAAACATCAGCCTGGCAAACTCTTGAGAAGGATCCAAGAACAAGAATGGCTCTTGAGAACTGTGAGGAGCTAGCGGACCGCGCCATATATGATCTTAACAGAAGCTATAGCAAGTTTGGTGTTTTCGACATCAACCATATAGGCCATTGGGTTACTGATATGCAGATTTGGCTAAGTGGTGCAGTTACTTATCAAGAAACATGCTTGGATGGCTTTGAAGATACCTCTGGAGATGCTGGCAAGAAAATGAGAATGGCATTGAATGCTTCCATGAAGCTAACTAGCAATGCCCTTTCCATGATCACAAAGCTCTCATCTCTCTTCCCAACTCTGAATGTTAATCGTCGTCATCTGCTATTTCACGATGCACGTGTTTTAGGTCATGGAAATGAGTTATTACCGGATTGGATTGATGCTGGAAGGCGTAGACTTCTTTCGTCTAAGCCAACTGAAATTAAACCCGATCTCATTGTGGCAAAGGATGGCACTGGGAAGTACAAGACTATTACGGAGGCTCtcaaagatatccctaagaatAGTAGCCAGACTTTTGTGCTATATATAAAAGAAGGTGTTTATGATGAGCAAGTTCAGTTTAATCAATCTTTGGTTCATTTGATGGTTATTGGAGATGGACCAACAAAGACGAGAATCAGGGGGAAACTAAATTTCATCGATGGTGTTCCCACGTATCATACTGCAACTGTTG CTGTGAAAGGAGATTATTTCATGGCTAAGGACATTGGATTCGAGAACACGGCTGGTCCAGAAAAACACCAAGCTGTTGCTTTGCGGGTTGGAGCTGATAAATCAATCTTTTACAATTGCCATATGGATGGGTACCAAGACACTTTGTATGCACACACATATCGACAATTTTACAGTGATTGTGTGATCTCAGGCACCATTGACTTCATTTTTGGTGATAGCGCTGCTGTTTTCCAGAATTGTACCCTCGTAGTCCAAAAGCCTATGGACAACCAGCAGTGTATTGTGACAGCACAAGGTAGGAAAGACCCTCGGCAGCCAACAGGATTTATCCTTCAAAACTGCAAATTTGTAGCTGATAATAATGTCGACAACAAGACCAAATCATACCTTGGAAGACCCTGGAAAGAGTACTCTAGAACAATCATAATGGAATCTTCAATCGAAGACTTTATCCAGCCAGAAGGATGGTTACCGTGGAATGATACATTCGCCTTAAACACTCTCTTCTATGTTGAATTCAACAATAGAGGCCCTGCTTCCTCCAAAACACAACGCGTAAAATGGGAAGGTGTTAAGGAACTTCCTGCTAGTCGAATTGAACGATTTACAGCGTCCAAATTCATTGATGGTGATTCATGGATACCATCTCCAGGCATCCCTTATTCCTCTGGTTTTTTCTTTCCACCACCAAAAGAAGATGCTTCTATCAAATATTCCCCTGAGGACCCCATAGAAAGCCAAGATTtagaaagaataaataaagacAAGTCTTCTTATCATCATTTGACTTCTGATATTGCTCCAGTACCATCTCCTCTAGAAGCTCCACCTGCTAGAACAATGTCGGTAGCTCCAACAACATCTCCAGTGTCAGCCAAACGACATCGGCGATGGCCATTCAGCTTTTTTTCAGGCGCATGA